Proteins from one Pseudoliparis swirei isolate HS2019 ecotype Mariana Trench chromosome 22, NWPU_hadal_v1, whole genome shotgun sequence genomic window:
- the LOC130213221 gene encoding bolA-like protein 1: MLPTVLRRVRPIPTALASSRPLARFTPHMDPDRSRPVESSIRTKLTDRLEPDHLEVHNESHMHAVPAGSESHFRVLVVSSQFEGLPLIRRHRLVNEALKEELSSSVHALAIQVKTPAQWASRPTLEKSPPCMGGSRGDPTAEEKLKAGRSKGRPVETLQEWPPAGQM, encoded by the exons ATGCTTCCGACTGTCCTCCGCCGCGTCCGGCCCATCCCGACCGCTCTCGCCTCGAGCCGGCCTCTGGCCCGCTTCACACCTCACATGGATCCGGACCGGAGCCGGCCCGTCGAGAGCTCTATAAGAACCAAACTGACCGACAGACTCGAGCCGGACCACCTGGAGGTCCACAACGAAAGCCACATGCACGCCGTGCCCGCCGGCTCCGAATCCCATTTCCGCGTCCTGGTCGTCAGCTCGCAGTTCGAGGGCCTGCCGTTGATACGGCGCCACCGTCTGGTGAACGAGGCGTTGAAGGAGGAGTTGAGTAGCAGCGTTCATGCGCTGGCCATCCAGGTGAAGACCCCGGCGCAGTGGGCGAGTCGCCCCACCCTGGAGAAGAGTCCGCCCTGCATGGGGGGCTCGAGGGGAGACCCCACGGCGGAGGAGAAACTGAAGGCCGGCCGGAGTAAAGGGAGGCCTGTGGAGACGCTGCAG gaatggccccctgctggtcaaatGTGA